A stretch of Candidatus Binatus sp. DNA encodes these proteins:
- the larE gene encoding ATP-dependent sacrificial sulfur transferase LarE: MREIFAPMRSVIVAFSGGVDSTFVLKVAHQTIGDRVLALTTTSPTMPAEDRESALTMARLIGARHLVLESNELEIPGYASNPLNRCYLCKHNLFTVCEAKAAELGIDVIVDGLNLDDLNDYRPGMQAASEKRVRHPLVEAELTKAEIRELSRAMNLPTWDRPASPCLSSRFPYGTTITPEALAQVSAGEQILHAMGFRVARVRYHGDVARIELEQHEMPRIFEPANRDYVDREFKKIGFRFVTIDLKGFRSGSLNEGLVLASSPPKP, translated from the coding sequence ATGCGCGAAATCTTCGCGCCGATGCGGTCCGTCATCGTCGCATTCTCCGGCGGCGTCGATTCCACCTTCGTGCTCAAAGTCGCGCACCAGACCATCGGCGATCGCGTGCTCGCGCTTACCACCACCTCGCCCACGATGCCCGCCGAAGATCGCGAGTCCGCGCTCACGATGGCCCGATTGATCGGAGCGCGCCACCTCGTGCTCGAATCCAACGAACTCGAAATTCCCGGCTACGCGTCGAATCCGCTCAATCGATGCTACCTCTGCAAGCACAACCTCTTCACCGTGTGCGAGGCCAAGGCCGCCGAACTCGGCATTGACGTAATCGTGGACGGCCTCAACCTCGACGATCTGAACGATTATCGCCCTGGGATGCAGGCCGCGTCCGAAAAACGCGTGCGCCATCCGCTGGTCGAAGCCGAATTGACCAAGGCCGAAATCCGCGAACTGTCGCGCGCGATGAACCTGCCGACCTGGGATCGACCCGCGTCGCCGTGCCTCTCCTCGCGCTTCCCCTACGGCACCACGATTACGCCCGAGGCGCTCGCACAAGTCAGTGCAGGCGAGCAAATTCTCCATGCGATGGGATTCCGCGTCGCCCGCGTGCGCTATCATGGCGACGTCGCGCGCATCGAACTCGAGCAACACGAGATGCCGCGAATTTTCGAGCCCGCCAATCGCGACTACGTCGATCGCGAGTTCAAAAAAATCGGCTTCCGCTTCGTCACGATCGATTTGAAAGGCTTCCGCTCCGGCTCCCTGAACGAAGGCCTGGTCCTAGCCTCCTCTCCTCCCAAACCCTGA